Proteins from a genomic interval of Cucumis melo cultivar AY chromosome 7, USDA_Cmelo_AY_1.0, whole genome shotgun sequence:
- the LOC103493142 gene encoding 2-C-methyl-D-erythritol 2,4-cyclodiphosphate synthase, chloroplastic, which translates to MAVSAPFFASPPAATTSHQSPSLSFYPPSFPRRIFTPLSSSSSLPSFRVNSAVSHSVSSTTAIKSDSPSKTLPFRVGHGFDLHRLEPGYPLIIGGISIPHDRGCEAHSDGDVLLHCVVDAILGALGLPDIGQIFPDSDPKWKGAPSSVFIKEAVRLMHEAGYDIGNLDATLILQRPKLSPHKEAIRANLSELLGADPSVVNLKAKTHEKVDSLGENRSIAAHTVVLLMRR; encoded by the exons ATGGCCGTCTCCGCCCCATTCTTCGCCTCTCCGCCCGCTGCCACTACCTCCCACCAATccccttctctttctttctatcCTCCTTCCTTTCCCAGAAGAATTTTTACTCCTCTttcctcctcttcttctctACCTTCTTTCCGTGTCAATTCCGCCGTTTCTCACTCTGTCTCCTCCACCACCGCCATCAAATCCGATTCTCCCTCTAAAACCTTGCCGTTTCGGGTTGGACACGGCTTCGATCTTCATCGGTTAGAACCTGGGTACCCTTTGATTATTGGGGGGATTAGTATTCCTCATGATAGAGGCTGCGAAGCTCATTCCGATG GAGATGTTCTACTACACTGTGTGGTTGATGCAATTTTGGGTGCTTTGGGGCTTCCTGATATTGGACAGATCTTTCCAGATTCAGATCCCAAATGGAAGGGTGCTCCATCATCCGTTTTCATAAAAGAAGCT GTGAGACTGATGCACGAGGCAGGTTATGACATAGGCAACCTGGATGCCACATTGATACTTCAAAGACCAAAGCTTAGCCCTCACAAGGAAGCTATCAGAGCAAACCTCTCTGAACTCCTGGGAGCCGACCCCTCTGTCGTGAATCTGAAAGCGAAAACACACGAGAAGGTCGATAGTCTTGGCGAAAATAGAAGCATTGCTGCTCATACTGTGGTCCTGTTGATGAGGAGATAG